Proteins encoded together in one Gemmatimonadota bacterium DH-78 window:
- a CDS encoding helix-turn-helix domain-containing protein: MLIDLDEAGRGRASQRRIRPPADARSWLEYGWIQRHEPPPDAAPHPWRVVPDTAAHVLVHGYPDRRTRALVVGPRSEGIDLDLSRRRWTVGLRLRPGMVPALLGDRADDWVDGGVPLEAVVPPPLRGSTRDLDGCPPPTLALALASVVGAALRRVEPHWSVSAFLRTARSAPTAAPVEWIAARMGLSPRTLRALLRRELGLGPRTVLRIGRVQAAARRIVDAPDAALSRIAHASGFSDHSHLCREFARLMGEPPSGYQARARRGYRPAETFKAPGPGACDRGRRFRPPQEPR, translated from the coding sequence GTGTTGATCGACCTGGACGAGGCGGGGCGAGGCCGAGCGTCGCAGCGGCGCATTCGGCCCCCGGCGGACGCGCGGTCGTGGCTGGAGTACGGGTGGATTCAGCGGCACGAGCCGCCCCCCGACGCGGCCCCGCACCCCTGGCGAGTGGTGCCGGATACCGCGGCCCACGTACTCGTCCACGGCTACCCCGACCGACGCACCCGGGCGCTGGTGGTGGGACCGCGGTCGGAGGGCATCGACCTCGACCTCTCGCGGCGCCGTTGGACCGTGGGACTCCGACTCCGGCCCGGCATGGTGCCGGCACTCCTGGGAGACCGGGCCGACGACTGGGTGGACGGCGGCGTGCCGCTCGAGGCCGTGGTGCCGCCCCCCCTCCGCGGATCGACCCGCGACCTCGACGGATGCCCGCCGCCCACCCTCGCCCTCGCCCTCGCGTCGGTGGTCGGCGCCGCCCTGCGACGCGTCGAGCCGCACTGGTCGGTGTCGGCGTTTCTCCGAACGGCGCGATCGGCGCCCACCGCGGCACCCGTGGAGTGGATCGCCGCACGGATGGGTCTGTCGCCCCGCACGCTGCGGGCACTCCTTCGCCGCGAACTGGGGCTCGGCCCTCGCACGGTGCTGCGGATCGGTCGGGTGCAGGCCGCCGCCCGCCGCATCGTCGACGCTCCCGACGCCGCCCTCTCGCGGATCGCCCACGCCTCCGGATTCTCCGACCACAGCCATCTGTGCCGGGAGTTCGCCCGGCTCATGGGCGAGCCCCCGTCCGGCTATCAGGCGCGCGCCCGCCGCGGGTACCGCCCTGCCGAAACGTTCAAGGCGCCCGGCCCCGGGGCATGCGATCGTGGGAGACGTTTCCGCCCTCCGCAGGAGCCCCGATGA
- a CDS encoding cytochrome d ubiquinol oxidase subunit II encodes MTLPEAVAGVTLAVLVLYVLLGGADFGGGVWDLFARGPRARRQRDVIAGAIGPIWEANHVWMIVAVVLLFSAFPTGFSVAMTALHIPITLMLVGIVLRGTSFVFRKVAPPPDGAESGWQTTFAVSSLLTPVMIGVVVGAVTVPGIGYENGVVTGGFVRPWLRPFPFLVGGFTLALFAWLAACYLVLETTDAELRDDFRRRALAAGWAVAAAGALVFAAGWAVAPAVVEHFLAGWGGASTLIGGVVGLAISQGAMLRRRWGLARAGTVATVVLVLVGWAQGQMPWIVRGAVTIHDAAAPDVTLKIVLWILGLGSLILVPAFVYLYATFKGRMLLPGGE; translated from the coding sequence ATGACACTCCCCGAGGCGGTGGCCGGCGTCACCCTGGCGGTGCTGGTGCTGTACGTGCTGCTCGGCGGCGCCGACTTCGGGGGCGGCGTATGGGACCTCTTCGCCCGCGGCCCCCGGGCGCGACGCCAGCGCGACGTGATCGCCGGGGCGATCGGGCCGATCTGGGAGGCCAACCACGTCTGGATGATCGTGGCGGTCGTGCTGCTCTTCTCGGCCTTTCCCACCGGCTTCTCGGTGGCGATGACCGCGCTGCACATTCCGATCACCCTCATGCTCGTGGGGATCGTGCTGCGCGGCACCTCGTTCGTCTTCCGGAAGGTGGCGCCGCCGCCCGACGGGGCGGAGTCGGGGTGGCAGACCACCTTCGCCGTCAGCAGCCTGCTCACGCCGGTCATGATCGGCGTGGTGGTCGGGGCCGTCACGGTGCCCGGGATCGGATATGAGAACGGCGTCGTGACCGGGGGCTTCGTGCGGCCGTGGCTGCGGCCTTTCCCCTTTCTGGTGGGCGGCTTCACCCTCGCCCTCTTCGCCTGGCTGGCGGCCTGCTACCTGGTGCTCGAGACGACCGACGCGGAGCTGCGCGACGACTTCCGGCGCCGCGCGCTCGCCGCCGGGTGGGCGGTGGCGGCCGCGGGCGCACTCGTCTTCGCCGCGGGCTGGGCGGTCGCGCCCGCCGTGGTCGAACACTTTCTCGCGGGGTGGGGCGGGGCGAGCACCTTGATCGGAGGCGTGGTCGGGCTCGCGATCAGCCAGGGGGCCATGCTGCGGCGCCGCTGGGGGCTCGCCCGAGCGGGGACGGTGGCCACGGTGGTGCTGGTGCTGGTGGGGTGGGCCCAGGGGCAGATGCCCTGGATCGTGCGCGGCGCGGTCACCATCCACGACGCCGCGGCGCCGGATGTGACGCTGAAGATCGTGCTGTGGATCCTGGGCCTGGGATCGCTGATCCTCGTGCCCGCCTTCGTCTACCTCTACGCCACCTTCAAGGGCCGAATGCTGCTGCCCGGGGGCGAGTGA
- a CDS encoding M28 family peptidase, protein MSDYDLPDLPSDEELGIAGLSEEDFADDDSSDLGEAPPSGTKPAEPVGPPPPPPPGDTPPPKTAKEPMPEPKRPVPGWRGPLTLVALLVLVWLSMPARTMPPTRAANAPDHLFSSARAMTELIDIARAPHPPGSPEHTRVRGLLLERLRTLGLDPQVQTTTFLRESGDQATGATVRNIVARVPGTASTGAIVLTAHYDSRTFSPGAGDDGVGVVTILETLRALQTGPALDNDLIVLITDAEELGLLGARAFVERHPWMPDVRMVISIEMRGAGGPSIMFETNADNGWIIERLDASDPAPMANSVSMAIYERMPNDTDFTPFKQRGIQGLNFAAIGRAHIYHQASDTPENLDEGTLQHHGERVLAMVRELGAQDLSSVDAPPRVFFNLPFLGLVSYPQSWVLGLTGLLAVVLLAVGGVTVLRGGSWRGMLAGAGLGLLAMGLTAAAGQGLLVWARGRHPEFGSLHGSGFHVEGWYVVALGALALAFTTLALSVVRRRVHRGALFFGALLPGTLLALAVGFMAPAAAHALQGPALFALLAVAVVSLAGPRRDTGWVGWAIGLLIALPVLGFMMPVLELVWVAMSFRLAAILGALMVVLLLFLAPALDGLSAPNRWWLPTAATLGAVLFAALGARTASSTADRPAPSTLVYLQDQGGPGAPVRALWVSRPDAGIDWARETTASPLDREETLEGLRLGPGDWLVGDAPAVTLPTPRALIVSDSVIGAQRRLALSVRPGVASEGIGFTVAPPARLVRLGDAELGSASGGLSSVWSEGLPLNDSTWQVTVVQDAALGTLDLEILQHHQRPWELLGDERWARPAELAPNVMNRSDRAIIRSRLRLLLDGSAEATGDADAEGAAVTAPPLPDPGAAATDTAATDSVVPASARPDTTTPAVDTLTTPMYRR, encoded by the coding sequence ATGAGCGACTACGATCTTCCGGACCTTCCCTCCGACGAGGAGCTCGGCATCGCCGGGCTCTCGGAGGAGGACTTCGCCGACGACGACTCGAGCGACCTCGGCGAGGCGCCCCCCTCCGGAACGAAGCCGGCCGAGCCGGTCGGTCCGCCGCCGCCTCCCCCGCCCGGCGACACCCCGCCCCCGAAGACGGCGAAGGAGCCGATGCCGGAGCCGAAGCGCCCGGTGCCCGGCTGGCGCGGCCCGCTCACCCTGGTGGCGCTGCTCGTGCTGGTCTGGCTGTCGATGCCGGCCCGGACGATGCCCCCCACCCGCGCCGCCAACGCCCCCGATCACCTCTTCAGCTCGGCGCGGGCGATGACCGAGCTGATCGACATCGCCCGGGCGCCCCACCCCCCGGGCTCGCCCGAGCACACGCGGGTTCGCGGTCTCCTGCTCGAGCGCCTGCGCACCCTGGGGCTCGATCCCCAGGTGCAGACCACCACCTTCCTGCGCGAGTCGGGCGACCAGGCCACCGGCGCCACCGTGCGCAACATCGTGGCGCGGGTGCCGGGCACCGCCTCGACCGGCGCCATCGTGCTCACCGCGCACTACGACAGCCGCACCTTCTCGCCCGGCGCGGGCGACGACGGCGTGGGCGTGGTCACGATCCTGGAGACGCTGCGCGCGCTGCAGACGGGACCGGCCCTCGACAACGACCTGATCGTATTGATCACCGACGCCGAGGAACTCGGGCTCCTGGGCGCCCGCGCCTTCGTGGAGCGGCACCCCTGGATGCCCGATGTGCGGATGGTGATCTCGATCGAGATGCGGGGGGCCGGCGGGCCCTCGATCATGTTCGAGACCAATGCCGACAACGGCTGGATCATCGAGCGACTCGACGCGTCCGATCCGGCGCCGATGGCCAATTCGGTCAGCATGGCGATCTACGAGCGCATGCCGAACGACACCGACTTCACCCCCTTCAAGCAGCGGGGCATTCAGGGGCTCAACTTCGCGGCGATCGGGCGCGCGCACATCTACCATCAGGCGTCGGACACACCCGAGAACCTCGACGAGGGCACGCTGCAGCATCACGGCGAGCGAGTGCTCGCGATGGTGCGGGAGCTGGGCGCGCAGGACCTCTCCTCCGTCGACGCACCCCCGCGGGTCTTCTTCAACCTGCCCTTTCTCGGACTCGTCAGCTATCCGCAGAGCTGGGTCCTCGGTCTGACCGGACTGCTCGCGGTGGTGCTGCTCGCGGTGGGCGGAGTGACGGTGCTGCGGGGCGGCAGCTGGCGCGGCATGCTCGCCGGCGCGGGGCTGGGACTCCTGGCGATGGGGCTCACCGCCGCCGCCGGTCAGGGGTTGCTCGTCTGGGCCCGCGGTCGCCACCCGGAGTTCGGGAGCCTGCATGGGTCGGGCTTTCATGTGGAGGGGTGGTACGTGGTCGCGCTCGGCGCGCTCGCGCTGGCCTTCACCACGCTCGCGCTGTCGGTGGTGCGGCGGCGCGTACACCGCGGCGCCCTGTTCTTCGGCGCACTGCTCCCCGGCACCCTGCTCGCGCTGGCGGTCGGCTTCATGGCGCCCGCCGCGGCCCACGCCCTGCAGGGTCCGGCGCTGTTCGCGCTGCTCGCGGTGGCGGTGGTCTCGCTGGCGGGCCCCCGCCGCGACACCGGCTGGGTGGGCTGGGCGATCGGCCTGCTCATCGCACTGCCGGTGCTCGGATTCATGATGCCGGTGCTCGAACTCGTGTGGGTGGCGATGAGCTTCCGACTCGCCGCGATTCTGGGCGCGTTGATGGTGGTGCTGCTGCTCTTCCTCGCCCCCGCGCTCGACGGGCTCTCGGCCCCCAACCGCTGGTGGCTGCCCACGGCGGCCACTCTGGGCGCGGTGCTCTTCGCGGCACTCGGCGCGCGTACCGCCAGCTCCACGGCCGATCGGCCGGCGCCCTCCACCCTGGTCTACCTGCAGGATCAGGGGGGGCCGGGCGCTCCGGTCCGCGCCCTGTGGGTGAGTCGCCCCGACGCCGGCATCGACTGGGCCCGCGAGACCACCGCGTCGCCGCTCGATCGCGAAGAGACACTGGAGGGACTCCGCCTCGGGCCCGGCGACTGGCTGGTGGGCGACGCCCCCGCCGTCACCCTGCCCACCCCCCGCGCGCTGATCGTGAGCGACAGCGTGATCGGCGCCCAGCGCCGGCTGGCGTTGAGTGTCCGCCCGGGTGTGGCCTCCGAGGGCATCGGCTTCACCGTCGCACCGCCCGCCCGCCTCGTGCGGCTGGGCGACGCGGAACTCGGCAGTGCATCGGGGGGGCTCTCCTCGGTGTGGAGCGAGGGACTCCCGCTCAACGACTCCACCTGGCAGGTGACGGTCGTGCAGGACGCCGCCCTCGGCACCCTCGACCTCGAGATTCTGCAGCACCATCAGCGGCCCTGGGAGCTGCTCGGCGATGAACGCTGGGCGCGGCCGGCCGAGCTCGCGCCCAACGTGATGAACCGGAGCGATCGGGCGATCATCCGCTCGCGCCTGCGGCTGCTGCTCGACGGGAGCGCGGAGGCCACCGGGGACGCGGACGCCGAGGGCGCCGCCGTCACGGCACCGCCGCTGCCCGACCCGGGCGCCGCAGCCACCGACACGGCGGCCACCGACTCGGTGGTTCCCGCCTCTGCGCGCCCCGATACCACGACCCCCGCCGTCGACACCCTGACCACGCCGATGTACCGCCGATGA
- a CDS encoding cytochrome ubiquinol oxidase subunit I produces the protein MTDLLAARSQMAVSLAFHIVFAAIGIGLPALMLVSEALWLRTGRDVYLRLTRAWSRGLAVLFAVGAVSGTVLSFELGLLWPRFMEVAGPLVGMPFSLEGLAFFTEAIFLGIYLYGWKRVSRGAHFAAGVVVALSGAASALFVLSVNGWMNSPTGFIPGDPGSAPVIDPVAAMTNPFWIANTVHMLIAAYTATAFGAAAVHAWRILKGADTALHHAGLRIALVVGAVMALLQPLSGDVTARLVAHEQPAKLAAMEAHFETGSCAPLRIGGWPDEATGTVRFDLEIPCGLSLLVGHSPDAVVTGLNDIPADERPPVLPVHIAFQVMVGIGTLLAAMGVWTGVRLVRRLPLHRPLWFLRLAVVAGPLAFVAIQAGWVVTEVGRQPWIIYGVMRTEDAVTPMPGLVVPFTAFTLLYVFLSWVVVVLMRRIARMEDAEDAEWSGGSGDSGAAGEAGA, from the coding sequence ATGACCGATCTTCTCGCAGCGCGGTCACAGATGGCCGTGTCGCTGGCCTTCCACATCGTCTTCGCGGCGATCGGGATCGGCCTCCCCGCGCTCATGCTCGTGTCCGAGGCCCTCTGGCTCCGCACCGGACGCGACGTCTACCTCCGACTCACCCGGGCCTGGTCGCGCGGTCTCGCGGTGCTCTTCGCGGTGGGTGCGGTGTCGGGCACCGTGCTCTCGTTCGAACTGGGGCTGCTCTGGCCCCGCTTCATGGAGGTGGCGGGCCCGCTGGTGGGCATGCCCTTCTCGCTCGAGGGGCTCGCCTTCTTCACCGAGGCCATCTTCCTCGGCATCTACCTCTACGGCTGGAAGCGGGTGTCGCGGGGCGCGCACTTCGCGGCCGGGGTGGTGGTGGCGCTGAGCGGTGCGGCATCCGCGCTCTTCGTGCTCAGCGTGAACGGGTGGATGAACTCGCCCACCGGCTTCATTCCCGGCGACCCCGGGTCGGCCCCGGTGATCGACCCGGTGGCGGCGATGACGAACCCGTTCTGGATCGCCAACACGGTCCACATGCTGATCGCGGCGTACACGGCCACCGCCTTCGGGGCCGCGGCGGTGCACGCCTGGCGCATTCTCAAGGGCGCCGACACCGCACTGCATCACGCGGGACTCCGGATCGCCCTCGTCGTCGGCGCGGTGATGGCGCTGCTCCAGCCGCTCAGCGGCGACGTGACGGCCCGGCTGGTCGCCCATGAGCAGCCCGCGAAGCTCGCGGCCATGGAAGCGCACTTCGAAACGGGGTCCTGCGCCCCGCTGCGCATCGGTGGGTGGCCCGACGAGGCCACCGGCACGGTGCGCTTCGACCTCGAGATTCCCTGCGGTCTCTCGCTGCTGGTGGGGCACTCGCCCGACGCGGTGGTGACGGGGCTGAACGACATTCCCGCCGACGAGCGCCCCCCGGTGCTGCCGGTGCACATCGCCTTTCAGGTGATGGTCGGCATCGGCACCCTGCTCGCCGCCATGGGGGTGTGGACGGGGGTGCGGCTCGTGCGCCGCCTTCCGCTGCACCGCCCGCTCTGGTTCCTGCGGCTGGCCGTGGTGGCCGGGCCACTGGCCTTCGTGGCCATCCAGGCCGGCTGGGTGGTGACCGAGGTGGGTCGTCAACCCTGGATCATCTACGGGGTGATGCGCACCGAAGATGCGGTCACCCCCATGCCGGGTCTGGTGGTGCCCTTCACCGCCTTCACGCTGCTGTACGTCTTCCTGAGCTGGGTGGTGGTGGTGCTGATGCGGCGGATCGCCCGCATGGAGGACGCCGAAGACGCGGAGTGGTCGGGAGGTTCGGGGGACTCCGGGGCCGCCGGCGAGGCGGGGGCATGA
- a CDS encoding CHAD domain-containing protein, translating into MQSDTDSDAPDEIPSGGYRLGLAETVAEGVHRMAREEVDGALARLRDPRYDANEALHDARTRLRKVRALLRLAQDAIGIEVFETEDAAYKQALKLLDPARESYVAVRTVESLRGDFTEVLRPSAFVDLQARLEERHHRILRHTLREGVVPEAIIQLETARGRIDGWPLELADDRVLERGLRRAYERGYASMARAYEPEGGLAGRAFRLWRREARYLWFHYRVIAGAWPPVFEAMADEQLRLSHELGVGKDLGDLIRIVRDADDLADSQWPLLALTGLARERRKYLWQGLRSLGTRLYADTPDAFRDRMRRILQAARGS; encoded by the coding sequence ATGCAGTCAGACACCGACAGCGACGCCCCCGACGAGATCCCGTCGGGCGGATACCGGCTCGGCCTCGCCGAGACGGTGGCCGAGGGCGTGCATCGCATGGCGCGCGAGGAGGTCGACGGCGCTCTGGCGCGGCTGCGCGACCCGCGCTACGACGCCAACGAGGCACTGCACGACGCCCGCACTCGTCTGCGGAAGGTGCGCGCCCTCCTCCGACTCGCGCAGGACGCGATCGGCATCGAGGTGTTCGAGACCGAAGACGCCGCCTACAAGCAGGCGTTGAAGCTGCTCGACCCGGCTCGCGAGAGCTACGTCGCGGTGCGCACGGTGGAGAGCCTGCGCGGCGACTTCACCGAGGTGCTCCGCCCCAGCGCCTTCGTCGATCTGCAGGCCCGCCTCGAGGAGCGGCACCACCGCATTCTCCGACACACCCTGCGCGAGGGCGTCGTGCCCGAGGCGATCATCCAGCTCGAGACGGCCCGCGGCCGCATCGACGGATGGCCGTTGGAGCTGGCCGACGACCGCGTGCTCGAGCGGGGACTGCGGCGCGCCTACGAGCGCGGCTACGCATCGATGGCCCGCGCCTACGAGCCCGAGGGAGGGCTGGCGGGACGCGCCTTCCGACTCTGGCGACGGGAAGCGCGCTACCTCTGGTTCCACTACCGCGTGATCGCCGGCGCCTGGCCGCCGGTGTTCGAGGCGATGGCCGACGAGCAGCTGCGCCTCTCGCACGAGCTCGGCGTGGGCAAGGATCTGGGCGATCTGATCCGCATCGTGCGCGACGCCGACGACCTGGCCGACAGCCAGTGGCCCCTGCTCGCTCTCACCGGCCTCGCCCGGGAGCGGCGGAAGTACCTCTGGCAGGGACTGCGCTCGCTCGGCACCCGGCTCTACGCCGACACTCCGGACGCCTTCCGGGATCGCATGCGCCGCATCCTTCAGGCCGCGCGCGGGTCCTGA